One genomic region from Salvia hispanica cultivar TCC Black 2014 chromosome 2, UniMelb_Shisp_WGS_1.0, whole genome shotgun sequence encodes:
- the LOC125204971 gene encoding cytochrome P450 71AU50-like encodes MEYYWLLLALISTLATAFISKLFKPYRQPQQKLQLPGPKPWPIIGNLHLLGSIPHQSLHHLSQKHGEIMLLKFGKFPVVVASSPKMAEQFLKVHDAAFASRPPALAAGKHISYNNSDISFSPYGPYWREARKILMSQLLNTKKLDQHERIRVEERRTLFARLRALSGKPVVLREHLSRYTLSTICRMVLTNKYVGELDEEGTIIDEHGMAEMMREWFVLNGVFNIGDWIPWLGPLDLQGYVKKMKAFRKKSDWFFGFVIDDHLAKRARGGGDADFVDALLEIAEDPNAQLELTRDCLKSLIMNVVLAGPDTSITAVEWAIHEMLRQPQIIEKAREELERVIGRHKWVEENEFTKLPYIDAIIMETFRLHPLATLLPHYAIKDCNVAGYHISKGTTVLVNTWSTGRDPITWDRAEEFVPERFVGKQTDMTGSNFALLPFGSGRRMCPGYNLGLKIVRTTLANLLHGFELKLDEGMRNEDVSMEEQYGLATNPKHPVSIVMKPTLPTHLY; translated from the exons atggagtattattggTTACTATTAGCCCTAATTTCTACACTCGCAACAGCCTTCATCTCAAAGCTATTCAAACCTTACCGGCAGCCGCAGCAAAAACTCCAGCTGCCCGGTCCGAAACCATGGCCTATAATAGGCAATTTGCACCTTCTTGGCTCAATCCCACATCAATCCCTCCACCATTTATCCCAAAAACACGGCGAAATCATGCTACTGAAATTCGGAAAATTCCCAGTTGTGGTCGCATCATCGCCCAAGATGGCCGAGCAGTTCCTCAAGGTGCACGATGCAGCCTTCGCCTCGAGGCCTCCTGCCCTGGCCGCCGGCAAACACATCAGCTACAACAACTCCGACATATCCTTTTCTCCCTATGGTCCATACTGGCGAGAAGCGCGTAAAATACTCATGTCTCAGCTTCTGAACACCAAAAAACTCGACCAACACGAGCGAATTCGCGTGGAGGAGAGACGTACCTTGTTCGCTCGCCTCAGAGCCCTCTCGGGGAAGCCAGTTGTGCTGAGAGAGCATCTATCACGCTACACGCTCTCTACCATTTGCAGAATGGTCTTGACCAACAAGTATGTTGGCGAATTAGACGAAGAGGGGACGATCATCGATGAGCATGGCATGGCGGAGATGATGCGCGAGTGGTTTGTGCTCAACGGAGTGTTCAATATTGGTGACTGGATTCCGTGGCTGGGCCCGCTTGATCTTCAAGGGTatgtgaagaagatgaaggcTTTTCGCAAGAAATCGGATTGGTTTTTCGGGTTTGTGATCGATGATCACTTAGCTAAAAGGGCAAGAGGCGGCGGTGATGCAGATTTTGTTGATGCGTTGCTGGAGATAGCTGAGGATCCTAATGCTCAACTTGAGCTCACAAGGGATTGTCTCAAGTCATTGATCATG AATGTGGTGCTTGCTGGCCCGGACACCTCAATCACAGCGGTCGAATGGGCTATACACGAAATGCTCAGGCAGCCGCAAATAATTGAGAAAGCGAGAGAAGAACTGGAGAGGGTGATCGGAAGACACAAATGGGTGGAAGAGAATGAATTCACTAAGTTGCCCTACATTGATGCCATCATCATGGAAACATTCCGATTGCATCCGCTTGCCACGCTCTTACCCCATTACGCAATTAAGGATTGCAACGTTGCAG GGTACCACATATCTAAAGGGACTACCGTGCTCGTGAATACATGGAGCACGGGTAGGGACCCGATTACATGGGATAGAGCTGAGGAGTTCGTGCCAGAGAGGTTTGTGGGGAAACAAACGGATATGACCGGAAGTAATTTTGCCCTACTGCCGTTTGGCTCAGGCAGGAGGATGTGCCCGGGATACAACCTCGGACTTAAGATTGTTCGAACAACGCTGGCTAATTTGTTGCATGGATTTGAGCTTAAACTGGATGAGGGCATGAGGAATGAAGATGTGAGCATGGAGGAACAATATGGACTTGCCACAAACCCTAAACACCCTGTTTCCATCGTTATGAAACCTACACTTCCAACCCACCtttactaa